The Microbulbifer sp. YPW1 genome contains the following window.
GTTCGTAAACCTATGGCTAGCACCGAGCCCATATCGAGGGGAAATAAAAAACGAACCCTCTGTGCAAAAGGGCACCCGCCGCACAATCTACCGGAAATCGCTCTACCGCTCATCGACGGCACTTTATCGCAAGCGCTATACCCGCAAAAAATTGGCGCGTCGTTTGGCACGGTTAATGCTTTTCCATCTCTGTTCAATGGAGAACGTCGGAGAAGTATATGAGCGTCGAGGAAATTTCACTGTTTATCCTGCTGCTCTGCGCCGCGGGCCTTATTGCGGGTATCACCGCGGGACTTTTCGGAAATGGCGGGGGCTTTGTCGTTGTACCTGCGTTGCTGGCGGTATTCCCGTTTTTGCACAGCGCATCGGATGAAATGATGCGCGTGGCGGTGGGCACCTCCCTCGCCTCTATCGTGATTTCATCGGCGCGCTCGGTGCAGGCACACAGTAAACGAGGGGCCGTGGACTTCAAGGTATTGAGGGACTGGTCTATCTGGATCGTACTGGGGGTCGGTGCCGGCCTCTATATTGCATCATTTACCAACAGCCAGAGCCTGGTACATGTATTTGCCGCCGGCGTACTGCTGTATTCCATCTACTTTCTGTTTCCCAACCTGTTTGACGGCCTCAAGGGCAAACTGGAAATGCCCACAGGATTTGCGCGCGCTGGCCTGGCGAGCTTTCTAGGCGGTTTTTCATCACTGCTGGGCATCGGCGGCGGCACCATCACCGTCATGACCATGGTGCTGTGCAACCGCCCGACGCACCAGGCTGTGGCAACCGCATCCGGTATTGGTTTCCTGATCGGCCTGCCCGGCGCCATAGGGTTCCTCATTATGGGGCTTAATGCACCGGATCTGCCCATGGGTTCCATTGGCTACATCAATATTCCGGCGCTGATCGCGATTTCTGTGTTCTCGATCATTTCCGCCCCCATCGGTGCGCGCTGGGCGCACAGCCTGAACGAATTACACCTGAAGCGTCTCTTCGGGGTCTACCTGATCGCGGTATCCCTGGCGATGTTCGCCAAGGCGTGATGCAACCATTCATCGAACTCAACACAACACTCGAATAACGGGGAGAGCAAAATAATGCATAAATCACTGAGCAGGAGGTTGTTTCTACAGGGCGCCACTGCCGCCTTCTCCGCGGCGACCGTAGGCGGACTCGCCAGCAGTGCATCCGCAAAAGAGATCGTGCGACCTACGCCCCTGTACGGACCGCCCCCCGGCGTAGCCAAACTCAACGCCAACGAAAATCCGTACGGCCCCAGCCCCGCTGCACTAAAGGCCATGATGGAAGCGAGCCAGAAAGGTGCCTACTACGTTTACGACAGCGTGATGCGCCTGAAAACCATGATCGCCGAGCGCCACGGGCTCACACCGGATCATGTCACGCTCGGTTCCGGCAGTAGCGCCGGTCTTGCCGCGGCGGCCATCGCCGCTGCCCAGAAAGGCAATATTCTCGGGCCAGACCTCTTCTGGGACACCACCTCACGGGTGGTTGAAATGCAGAAAATCGGCGAGATCAAACGACTCCCCAAACTGGAATCCCTGGCCATCGACCTGGACGCCATGTACGGCGCCATCGATGATTCCATCTCCATGGTTCAGGTCACCAACCCGAACAATCCGACCGGGATGCTGATTGACCCGGTGGCAATGCGCAATTTCTGTATCAAGGCCTCCAAAAAGTGCACCGTTCTGGCCGACGAGGCCTATAACGAACTCACCGACAACAGTGATGCCAATACCGTGATCCCGCTGATCAAGGACGGCCACGACATTATCGTTGCGCGCACTTTCTCCAAGATCTACGGGCTTGCCGGTATGCGAGTGGGCTACCTGATCGCACAGCCGGAAAAGATCGCGGAAATGGAACGCTACGGCCTGGGCTGGTACGGACTGAACCAGGCTGGCCTGGCTGCCGCCATCGCCTGTTACGAAGACCACAAGTTCATGGACTACTGCCGCAGCAAGGTCAAAGAGGCCCGGGATATGGTCAGCGCCGCCGTGAAGGAAAACGGCCTTACGGCCCTGCCTTCCGTCACCAACTTCATGTTCGTAAACCTGGGCGATCTCAACGCGGAAACCTTCCGCGAGGAAATGGCAAAAGAGAACGTATTGATCCGTGGCATCTACCGCGACTACACCAACTGGTCGCGGGTCAGCATGGGTTATATCGAAGATGTGCAGAAATACACGTCCGCGTTGCCCAAGGTACTGCACCGTATGAGCTGATTTATTCAGCCTAAGAATAACAGTCGCTCCACTGGCCAGCTCTGCTGGCCTTTTTTGTATCCGCCATTTCTTCCTCCCCAACACCGCCAACTTTTCATCCGGGCATAAAAAAATCCCCGCCGGAGCGGGGATCCAATTTGCAGAAGACACTGCTATTTAGAAATTGTGATTCAGGCTCATGTAGTAGAAGCTACCCTGCCAGTCGACCGCCGTATCCGATGCGTATACCGCACCACAACAGTAGTCACCCAGCTGATCCTTTTCCGGGTACTCGTCAAAGACATTGCGGCCACCAACACTGACATTTGTCATCTCGGTAATGTTGTAACGCCCTTCCAGATCCACCTGTACGACTGGGTCATATTCCTGGACATCACCACCCTGGAAGTTCTCATAGCTGCCGTACCAGTTGGCGCGCGCCATTAGGGAAACCGGTCCGATATCGTGCATCGCTGTGATGGCACCCCGGACTTCAGGCTGGAAGTTTTCAAAGTCGAACTCGTCCTCTTCGTTCAGGTAAGCACTGGGATCCGAGGCAAATTCTGACTTGTTGTAGTTAAAGGACGCGGTCAGGTTGGTGATACTGGTGTCGGACCAGCTCAGCGGATAAGTGGCGACAACATCTACACCCTGAGTGCGGGTATCGAAAGCATTGGTGAAGTAGAAAACGCCACCAATCGATTCCGCACCAACAACACCCGCATCAACAAGAGCGAGGTAGTTGTCATAGGCACTCCCGGCACCACTATCGGCCGATACGTCGAGGGTTGAGATAGCGTAAGTCCGGTCATCCACATCGATACGATAGAAGTCCACAGTCATGGACAGGTCGTCGAAGTCGGCCGTGAAACCGAAAGTAAAGTTGGTGGAGGTCTCCGGCTTCAACGCTTCTGCACCCAGCGCCTGCGCAACGGAACTGCTTGCGGGGAACAGGCCGGTAGCAACCGGGAAGCCGTTGGGCAGTCGGGTAGACACGTTCGTGGTACCTTGCTGGCCCGGTGTTGGTGCACGGAAACCGGTACCGATGGAGGAGCGGAGCCCGATATTTTCGGTCAGGTCGTACTGCAGGGCGAGCTTGCCCACAAGTTCGGAATCGAAGTCGGAGTAGTCTTCAAAGCGCATCGCCGCCTGTAAAAACAGTCTGTCGCTGACATCGCTACTCAGGTCACCGTAAATGGCATAAGAGTCGCGGGAATAACTACCGGAGTACTCCGGGGAGTAGCCGGGGAAGCCGTTGGAGCCGACACCAACCACGGTATAGATTGGATCATTTTCATCCGCACAGTTCAGTGTTGAACCGCCGTCGATCACCGCCTGTCCCGCCTCGGTGGGCGTCGTACCGTCACAGAAACTCCAGGGGTCCTGTGTGGCATAAGGACCGGCCGCATAGGAAGCCGGATCACCACCGGTCAGGTCATAGGATTCATCCATATAGCTGAGGCCAAAAGCCGCAACTACTGGTGCACTCATGCCCCAATCGAGTTCTTTGGAGAAGTCCGCCTGCAGCTGAATTTCCTCGTTCGCCAGGGTACCCGGCTTGAACGACGTTGGGCTATCCGGCCCCATAGAAGGGTTGACGGTGTTTTTCAGGGTGTAGGCGACTTCGCTATTACCGTAACGTGCACTAAAGTCGTACAGCATTCCGGACGCCATTTCTCCCTTTAGACCACTCACCAGGGAGTAGTCTGTCACTTCACCAAAGAAGCGGGGCGTAAAGCCGCCGGGGAATTTTTCCAGCGGGCTGTAGACGGAGCCATCTTCCTCGCGCAGATCTTCGATGGTGCCGTTGCCCGGATAGCGATAATAGAAGCTGCCATCCGCTTCGCTTTCGGAGTAGTTACCAAAGGCGTAAAGCTCTTTGCCGCCACCTAAATCGTAGCCGGCGTTAAAAAAGAGCCGCGCACCTTCAGAGTTCGGCTGCCCCCAGGGCTGCACTACATCGCCTTCGAGAGATGCATTTTTTGCCGCTTCGATAAAATCCGGATCCTGATCCGCAAGGCAGAACCATTCTTCACAGTACTGCTCGGAGCGGGATGTAAAGTCTGACTGGGACATTTCACCGGAAATACTGAGGAAGCCATCATTGCCGATCGGCATACCCACATTACCGGTTGCAGTGGTCTGGAACCCGTCGCCTTCGGTGTACTCACCCGCGCGCACACTTACCGAACCACCTTCAGCATTGTCCTTGAGGATAAAGTTGATCACACCGGCAATGGCGTCAGAACCGTACTGGGCCGCAGCACCGTCGCGCAGCACTTCCACAGACTTCAGCGCAGAACTCGGAATTGTCGCAATGTCCGGCCCCTGGGTACCGGAACCGCCAATCTGCACCAGCGCGGCGCGGTGACGGCGCTTGGAATTCACCAGCACCAGGGTTTTATCCGTGGGCATGCCCCGCAATTGAGCCGGGCGAACAAATGTGCCGCCATCACTGATAGGCTGACGAGTGACATTATATGAAGGCACCAGTGTCTTCATGACATCGTTGGTATCGGTATAGGAAACCGACTGCAACGCTTCGCTACCAAATACATCGACCGGCACGGGAGAATCCGACACCGAACGCGGCTTGCCTCGCAAGCCGGTAACGGCCACTTCTTCGATTTCTTCCGCCATTACAGGCGCTACCGGTGCGAGCGCACTACCGGTGATAATTGCCATCACAGCACAACTTAGAGATTTACGCTTCATAACCCACCCTTCTTATTGAATAAATGCCATAACCATAAATTTTGGGCAAAAGCATCCCGTGCCGTGCAATCCGGGGATATACACAGCTCGCAATACATCAGATACAACGGGCACTTTCAGATACATCCGGGCCATGTGGACCCGGGAGACAGAGCGGTGCGGGAGGATCCCCGCGACCACCGGAATCAGCAGTTCTCAGCTATTTTTCTGAGCGCTACCCGGTATAGAGCAATATGTATGCCAGATTTTTTTTCTCTTCCCGTGCATCCATATGGAACACTGCGTGCGTCATAGGCACAGATGAATAAATACGGATTCAGCGATGAAGCACCTACTCCCTTTTTTTGCAGTTGCAGCACTCTCCTCCTCGGTAGCACTGGCCACTGAGGTAAATATCGATACAGACAATCACAGCAGTTGCTCGGTGGACCTGCACCAGCAGGTAACCGTGGGGCCGGATTTCATAGAGACCCGGGGCGGCGACAAAGGTGCGCCACAGATCGCTTACCATGCACCGGATCAGCTGGCGGTGGGCGACGACGGGGTCATTCTCACTCCGGAACAGCAGGTGCTGATGCAGTCCTACCAGCAGGGCCTGCACAGTGCAGGTCGCGACGTCTCACTGATAGCGGCAGACGCGATGGATATCGCGTTGGATGGAGTTGGAATCGCACTGTCAGCCCTCGCCGGTGCGGACGATCCTGACACCCAGGAATTTCTCTCATCTTCACGGGCGCTGCGCACCAAGCTACTGGTGCAAACCCAGCGCCCGGGTGACGTATACACCTTCGGTGGATCCTGGGTTGACCATGCGATGGGGGAATCCTTCGAGCGGGAGCTAGAACCCCAGCTCGAGGCCCTGGCAAAAAAATCTGCAGGTAAAATCGCCTGGCACGCACTGAAAGCGGCGTTCACCGGTGGCGCGAGTATCGAGCGGGATGCAGAGCTGGCTGCCGAAAAGGTGGAGAAGGTGATGGAAAGGAAAGCGGAGCGACTGGAGGCGCGAGCCGAAGGGCTTTGCACCCAGCTACTCGAACTGGATGCCCTGGAAACCGATCTGCATCGCGCAATACCCGAGCTGCAGGGCATGGAGCTGCTCGAGGCAAAAAAATCTGACTAACAGTATTTTAAAGAATACCCCCAGTGTTCGGCCGCAATTGCGGCCTTTTTTATTTTGCGAG
Protein-coding sequences here:
- a CDS encoding sulfite exporter TauE/SafE family protein, yielding MSVEEISLFILLLCAAGLIAGITAGLFGNGGGFVVVPALLAVFPFLHSASDEMMRVAVGTSLASIVISSARSVQAHSKRGAVDFKVLRDWSIWIVLGVGAGLYIASFTNSQSLVHVFAAGVLLYSIYFLFPNLFDGLKGKLEMPTGFARAGLASFLGGFSSLLGIGGGTITVMTMVLCNRPTHQAVATASGIGFLIGLPGAIGFLIMGLNAPDLPMGSIGYINIPALIAISVFSIISAPIGARWAHSLNELHLKRLFGVYLIAVSLAMFAKA
- a CDS encoding histidinol-phosphate transaminase translates to MHKSLSRRLFLQGATAAFSAATVGGLASSASAKEIVRPTPLYGPPPGVAKLNANENPYGPSPAALKAMMEASQKGAYYVYDSVMRLKTMIAERHGLTPDHVTLGSGSSAGLAAAAIAAAQKGNILGPDLFWDTTSRVVEMQKIGEIKRLPKLESLAIDLDAMYGAIDDSISMVQVTNPNNPTGMLIDPVAMRNFCIKASKKCTVLADEAYNELTDNSDANTVIPLIKDGHDIIVARTFSKIYGLAGMRVGYLIAQPEKIAEMERYGLGWYGLNQAGLAAAIACYEDHKFMDYCRSKVKEARDMVSAAVKENGLTALPSVTNFMFVNLGDLNAETFREEMAKENVLIRGIYRDYTNWSRVSMGYIEDVQKYTSALPKVLHRMS
- a CDS encoding TonB-dependent siderophore receptor — translated: MKRKSLSCAVMAIITGSALAPVAPVMAEEIEEVAVTGLRGKPRSVSDSPVPVDVFGSEALQSVSYTDTNDVMKTLVPSYNVTRQPISDGGTFVRPAQLRGMPTDKTLVLVNSKRRHRAALVQIGGSGTQGPDIATIPSSALKSVEVLRDGAAAQYGSDAIAGVINFILKDNAEGGSVSVRAGEYTEGDGFQTTATGNVGMPIGNDGFLSISGEMSQSDFTSRSEQYCEEWFCLADQDPDFIEAAKNASLEGDVVQPWGQPNSEGARLFFNAGYDLGGGKELYAFGNYSESEADGSFYYRYPGNGTIEDLREEDGSVYSPLEKFPGGFTPRFFGEVTDYSLVSGLKGEMASGMLYDFSARYGNSEVAYTLKNTVNPSMGPDSPTSFKPGTLANEEIQLQADFSKELDWGMSAPVVAAFGLSYMDESYDLTGGDPASYAAGPYATQDPWSFCDGTTPTEAGQAVIDGGSTLNCADENDPIYTVVGVGSNGFPGYSPEYSGSYSRDSYAIYGDLSSDVSDRLFLQAAMRFEDYSDFDSELVGKLALQYDLTENIGLRSSIGTGFRAPTPGQQGTTNVSTRLPNGFPVATGLFPASSSVAQALGAEALKPETSTNFTFGFTADFDDLSMTVDFYRIDVDDRTYAISTLDVSADSGAGSAYDNYLALVDAGVVGAESIGGVFYFTNAFDTRTQGVDVVATYPLSWSDTSITNLTASFNYNKSEFASDPSAYLNEEDEFDFENFQPEVRGAITAMHDIGPVSLMARANWYGSYENFQGGDVQEYDPVVQVDLEGRYNITEMTNVSVGGRNVFDEYPEKDQLGDYCCGAVYASDTAVDWQGSFYYMSLNHNF
- a CDS encoding DUF2884 family protein, with protein sequence MKHLLPFFAVAALSSSVALATEVNIDTDNHSSCSVDLHQQVTVGPDFIETRGGDKGAPQIAYHAPDQLAVGDDGVILTPEQQVLMQSYQQGLHSAGRDVSLIAADAMDIALDGVGIALSALAGADDPDTQEFLSSSRALRTKLLVQTQRPGDVYTFGGSWVDHAMGESFERELEPQLEALAKKSAGKIAWHALKAAFTGGASIERDAELAAEKVEKVMERKAERLEARAEGLCTQLLELDALETDLHRAIPELQGMELLEAKKSD